The following is a genomic window from Pedobacter sp. KBS0701.
ATGCTTCTTTAACATTATTTACTGCAGTATTAAAATCTTGATTTGTCATGATGGTAGAATTTATGTACTACTGTATAACAAGTAAGGAGGGAATGAGTTTGAAAAGAATTTTAAATTGTTTTTTCGATAAGATTTATCGTTATTTCGGGCGGAGTGCAACGGAATGGAGAAATCTAAATTGGTAATCAGTCATTCTGAATACAATGAAGAATCTATAAGCTATGAAATACAGGATCTGCACCTATTCAATAAAGATCCTTCATTGCATTCAGGATGACAATCTATCTTATTAAAGCTTAATTCAATATATCCCTGATATCCTCTTTACTCAAAGATTTAAAGAAACTTTCTTCTGTGGTGATCAATGAATTTGCTAAAGATTTTTTACGGTTCTGTAAAGCCAGGATTTTCTCCTCAACGGTATCTTTTGCGATGAATTTATAGATAAAAACCTTTTTGTCCTGGCCAATACGGTGTGTCCTATCGATGGCCTGTTGCTCTACAGCAGGGTTCCACCATGGATCTAGAATAAAAACATAATCGGCCTGTGTGAGGTTTAAACCTACGCCACCGGCTTTTATCGAGATCAGGAAAACCTTTAAGTCGGTATTCTGCTGAAATTCAGAAACGATCTCACCACGGTTACGGGTTGATCCATCCAAATACGCAAAAGGAATATTTTCGGCCTCAAAGTGTTTTTTGAAGATATCCAGGTGTTTTACGAACTGAGAAAAAACCAAAACCTTGTGTCCGCCCTTAAGCACGTTATCTAAAGTGTGGATTACGTTTTCAAATTTGCCTGAATCGGAGATATACTCTCCATCGATCATAACAGGGTGGTTGGCCAACTGACGTAAAGCGGTTAATCCCTGTAAAAGCTGCACCTGCTTTTGTGCAAAAGTTCCATCATCCATACTCTGCAATAGATCGTTGCGATAGGCCGATTTGGTTTTTTCGTAATATGCCGCCTGGTCTTCGCTCATGTCGCAATAAATTACCTGCTCCGTTTTTGGCGGTAACTCTGCAGCCACTTGTTCTTTCGTTCTGCGGAGTACAAAAGGTTTGATGATGGATTGGAGTTTACGCGCTTTTTCTTCGTCCTTTTTCTTTTCTATCGCCTGCACATATTCTTCGTAGAAAAATGCCTGCGTACCTAATAAACCAGGATTTAAAAAAGTTAACTGCGACCACAAATCACTTACTGAATTTTCTACAGGTGTACCGCTCAGAATCAGTTTGTGTTTCGATTTTAAGCTTCTAACGGCTTTAAACGATTTTGATGCCGGGTTTTTAATGTTTTGACTTTCATCAAGAATGATGTAGTTGAAATAGAAATTTTTCAACTCATCTATATCAACCCTGGTTACACCGTAGGTGGTAATGATAATATCGTAATTGGCAAAATTGGCTACATCTTTATTGCGATTTGTACCTGTATGTGCTAATATTTTAAGCTTTGGTGTAAATTTTCTTGCCTCTGTTAACCAGTTGTAAATTAAAGAGGTTGGCATAATGATCAGCGATGTAGTTTGTGTGCCCAACAGTTGATCGTCTTCTTTAACTTTTTGAAGCATAGCCAAAGTCTGGATGGTTTTACCCAAACCCATATCATCAGCTAAACAGCCGCCAAAATTATACTCGCGTAAAAAGCTGAACCAGTTGTAGCCTGCTTTCTGATAATCGCGTAAAGTTCCTTTAAAGTGAACTGGCATCTGCGTATCGGCTATATCTTCAAAATCCGAAAGACGCTGAAGTTTACGCTCGAGGGTAACATTAGCCAGGCTATCTTCTGCCAGATCGTTGATTAAACCGATATGGTGTTTCTTTAATTTGAGCGTTTGTCCGGTTTCTGCCAAACTAAACAGACTACCGTATTGAGTAAACCATTTATCGGGAATAATGGCCACTTCACCATCAGGTAATAAAAATTCGCGCTTTTTATGTAAAATATGTTGTTTTAAGGATAAGAAAGGGATCTGATATTTTCCAAACCAAACCACGGCATGGATATCGAACCAATCGTTTCCTTCTTTAACTTCAAGATCGATTTTGCTGGCACCTAATACAAATTTTTTCTGCCCGGTGGCCTGTTCAATTTCAAAACCTGATGCCTCCAAGATTTCGATATGCTCATTTACCCAATTTATTGCGCCGTAACTTGGGTTTTCATCCGCTGAAGCTACTTCAAGGTTACTGAATAATGAACTCGTTTTTTTAAGTCCTAAGGATAACAATAGATTAAACTGTTTTTTCTCCCATTCAGCTGAACGTTTGATGCGGTGGAAAATATAGTTATCGGCCGTTTTTTCTAAACGCACAGTTACTTTATGTGCGTTTTCGACAGGGAAGGTATATTCACCATATTTAAAGTACAACTGAATTTGCGAAAGACCACCATCTACATATAAAACCTTGATTACCGGTATAGCCTCAAATTGTTCGGTTCTAATCTCGAAACCTTCGGCATACACATGGTGTTTCTCTATTAATGGTGCAACAAATTTTTCGAAATAAGTAGCTTCAGTTGTTTTGGGTATGGCAATAAAGCGTTTATTTAAAAAAGGTTGTAATTTCTTGCCTTCAATATCCTGATCAAAAAAGTATAACACATCGTTCAGCAATAACCAGGCAGGTTTGTTGCTAATGATCTGCGCTTCTTTAAACATGAATTCGATGCGCAGGTTCTGGTACTTGATGGTCGGGAAATAACGGGTTTCAGTTTCATTCCTGCGGAAATGGAAAAGGATGGATGCAGGTTCGCCGGCAAGTTCGATTTTGCGTTCTACCGGCCAGCCATCTTTATCCATTACATAAAGCTCATTTTTGACCTTTAAGATTTCTAAAGCTTCAGCAAGTTTCTTTTCAATTTTCGGACGAACATTCTCATAGAATTTATCGTCGAAGATTTTGGTAAAGAATTCAGTAGGCCTGATTAATTTTTTATAATACTTTTTAATCAGCGAATCCTGCTCAATATCATCCAAAATTTTGATCAGCTTATAATCGATCTCACTTAAACAGGCATTAAACTCTTCTGCCGTGTGGGTAAAAATCCGTTGGTAGGTAAAAGAAAAATCGCCCTGGGGATTAAGCTGAACTACGTGAGGTTCAATTAAATAGCCAAGGTACTCATGTTTGCACAAAGAGTACACTACTTTACAGGCTTTAGAACTATCGACACGTAACATTGATGGATATAAAATTTTTGTAAGCTAAGCCGCTTAAAAAACTTTAAACTTACAATATTTTGAGATTACATCAAAAGAACTGGCCGTTTTTGGGATAAAAAATATAGGGCTTTTTAACCTGCAATGAAAAACCAACTGTGATGCAATAGTTTAATTCACGAATATTAATCGAGTTGCTAAAATATCCGGCTTTTCATGCAAATATTAATACGTAATAATTGCCGGCAACTTATTATCTTAGCTCTTAGATTGGTAGGTTTATTATTATCAGTCGGTTAACGCATCATCGCAGCTTAAATGAAGTTTTTTTACACGCTCTCTGTGTTCACTTGTCTGTTTTTT
Proteins encoded in this region:
- a CDS encoding DEAD/DEAH box helicase, which codes for MLRVDSSKACKVVYSLCKHEYLGYLIEPHVVQLNPQGDFSFTYQRIFTHTAEEFNACLSEIDYKLIKILDDIEQDSLIKKYYKKLIRPTEFFTKIFDDKFYENVRPKIEKKLAEALEILKVKNELYVMDKDGWPVERKIELAGEPASILFHFRRNETETRYFPTIKYQNLRIEFMFKEAQIISNKPAWLLLNDVLYFFDQDIEGKKLQPFLNKRFIAIPKTTEATYFEKFVAPLIEKHHVYAEGFEIRTEQFEAIPVIKVLYVDGGLSQIQLYFKYGEYTFPVENAHKVTVRLEKTADNYIFHRIKRSAEWEKKQFNLLLSLGLKKTSSLFSNLEVASADENPSYGAINWVNEHIEILEASGFEIEQATGQKKFVLGASKIDLEVKEGNDWFDIHAVVWFGKYQIPFLSLKQHILHKKREFLLPDGEVAIIPDKWFTQYGSLFSLAETGQTLKLKKHHIGLINDLAEDSLANVTLERKLQRLSDFEDIADTQMPVHFKGTLRDYQKAGYNWFSFLREYNFGGCLADDMGLGKTIQTLAMLQKVKEDDQLLGTQTTSLIIMPTSLIYNWLTEARKFTPKLKILAHTGTNRNKDVANFANYDIIITTYGVTRVDIDELKNFYFNYIILDESQNIKNPASKSFKAVRSLKSKHKLILSGTPVENSVSDLWSQLTFLNPGLLGTQAFFYEEYVQAIEKKKDEEKARKLQSIIKPFVLRRTKEQVAAELPPKTEQVIYCDMSEDQAAYYEKTKSAYRNDLLQSMDDGTFAQKQVQLLQGLTALRQLANHPVMIDGEYISDSGKFENVIHTLDNVLKGGHKVLVFSQFVKHLDIFKKHFEAENIPFAYLDGSTRNRGEIVSEFQQNTDLKVFLISIKAGGVGLNLTQADYVFILDPWWNPAVEQQAIDRTHRIGQDKKVFIYKFIAKDTVEEKILALQNRKKSLANSLITTEESFFKSLSKEDIRDILN